DNA from Arthrobacter sp. PvP023:
GTGGTCCGCATTGAAGCGGACCTGGAGGCTGCCAGTATGGAAGTCCGTGGCGTCGTGACGGGGGCCAACCTTCGCGCCCTGTACGTGGTCGCGCGGCGCACCACTTCACTGCTGCACGGCAAAGAACTCACCATCGATCTGTCCCGCGCCCGGGTCACCGACACGGTCCTTGAACAACTCCGCGAATGCGCCCGCCTGTCCCGGCTGGCATCCGGAGTGGACCGTTCGGTGGTCGCGTGCCACGTGAAGATCGTGGACCCCGGTTTTATCCACAGAGTCAAGGAGGTCGCATGAAAGCGCTCGTCTACGGCGGTCCCGGCGAAAAATCATGGACCGACGTCCCGGATCCCGCCATCCAGAACCCCAGCGACGTAATCGTCAAGGTGGACACCACCACCATCTGTGGAACGGACCTGCACATCCTCAAGGGGGATGTGCCTGCAGTTCAGAAAGGCCGGATCCTGGGACACGAAGGCGTGGGAACCATCACCGAGGTGGGCTCCTCGGTCACCAGCCTAAAAGTGGGGGACCGGGTCATCATCTCCTGCATCAAGTCCTGCGGCCACTGCGCCAACTGCAAGACCGGCCTTTACTCGCACTGCATGGGCGAGGAAGGGGCAGCAGGCATCGGTTGGGTCTTCGGACACCTGATCGACGGTACGCAGGCTGAATACGTGCGCGTCCCGTACGCGGAGAACTCGCTGCACCTTCTCCCCGAAGGGGTCAGCGACGACCAGGCCGTGATGCTCTCCGACATCCTGCCCACCGGCTTTGAAATCGGTGTGCAGTACGGGCGGGTCAAACCGGGGGACACCGTGGCGGTTGTAGGCGCGGGGCCGGTCGGGTTGGCAGCAATCGCCACCGCCGGGCTGTACGGCGCGGCAACCATCATCGCTATAGACCTTGACGCGAACCGGCTGGAAAAGTCCCGCGAATTCGGCGCCACCGACGTGGTGCTCTCCGGCGACGCCGACTGGAAGGAACAGGTGCTGGCGCTCACGGACGGACAGGGCGTTGATGTGGCCATTGAAGCGGTGGGCATCCCGGCGACCTTCACCATGTGTGCGGACATCGTCCGCCCCGGCGGCAACGTGGCCAACGTTGGCGTGCATGGCAAGTCCGTCGAACTCCATGTGGAAAACCTCTGGATCCAGAACATCAACATCAGCATGGGCCTGGTCAATGCCAACACCACGCCGATGCTCCTCAAGCTGGTGGCCCAGAAGAAGGTTCCGGCCGAGAAATTCGCCACCCACCACTTCACGTTCGACCAGTTCATGGACGCCTATGACACATTCGCCCGCGCCGCCGAAACCAAGGCCCTCAAAGTCGTGATCACGGCGTGAAAGCGTCCCGCCCGCTCAAAAGAGCGGGCGGATAAAGCCCCGGGGGGCCAAGCAAGAGGCAAGAAAGGACTGGCCATGAAACCAGGCCGGATAGTCATGCTGGTGCTCGGCACCCTCGCCGCACTGATGGGGCTTGGGCTGCTGACAGCTGCCGGCGCCGTCGGATGGGTCAACTTCCAGCAGCGTGACAATGGATTTTTGACCACACCCACAGAGCGCTACGACGTGGCCACGCGTGCCATCACCTCGCCCGGCCTGAACGTCCTGGTGGACGAGGAACTGCCGGACGTCCTGCCGGTGGACAGTGCGGGCCGGTTGCTGTTGCGCGGGGCGTCGGCGTCCGGCCAACAGATCTTTATCGGCATCGGACCCCAGGAGGACGTGGCCCGGTACCTGGACAACGTCCGGCATTCCGAAATCACCGAGTTGAAGTCCTACCCGTTCCGCGTCCAGTACCGTGAGGTCCCCGGCGACGCCGTACCCGCTGCCCCGGGCGCCCAGTCATTCTGGTCCACGTCCGCCCAGGGAACCGGAACCCAACAGATTGAGTGGGACCTGCGCAGCGGCCGCTGGGCAGTGGTGGTTATGAACGCC
Protein-coding regions in this window:
- a CDS encoding zinc-dependent alcohol dehydrogenase family protein is translated as MKALVYGGPGEKSWTDVPDPAIQNPSDVIVKVDTTTICGTDLHILKGDVPAVQKGRILGHEGVGTITEVGSSVTSLKVGDRVIISCIKSCGHCANCKTGLYSHCMGEEGAAGIGWVFGHLIDGTQAEYVRVPYAENSLHLLPEGVSDDQAVMLSDILPTGFEIGVQYGRVKPGDTVAVVGAGPVGLAAIATAGLYGAATIIAIDLDANRLEKSREFGATDVVLSGDADWKEQVLALTDGQGVDVAIEAVGIPATFTMCADIVRPGGNVANVGVHGKSVELHVENLWIQNINISMGLVNANTTPMLLKLVAQKKVPAEKFATHHFTFDQFMDAYDTFARAAETKALKVVITA